A section of the Planctomycetota bacterium genome encodes:
- a CDS encoding diacylglycerol kinase family protein — protein sequence MLVCFNPIAGRGKGRAVAEAIARRLPGAVLEPRIAHEVETERWASANGVLAVGGDGTLRTVVSALLAALPGELPPIGVVPLGTANLMAQHVGMIPPGLFRPDPTDLLGLLGPVQRMVTGTDTLSPLGIEKRAEIAAAAVRRGRVQRLDIADTNQGLFLLMAGVGLDGHVIHALQTARSGPIRKIDYVPAALSAVLRYDFPELTITVDGERIAPPTRGLAFCANAPEYGTGFPLLPDARSDDGILDVCLLPASHIGHLLKLTAAAWAGHHHRLEGVTTARGKQVRIDADRPAPVQIDGEAAGKTPLTITISDRQLPLLTGEASVS from the coding sequence ATTCTCGTTTGCTTCAATCCGATCGCCGGCCGCGGGAAAGGGCGTGCCGTGGCGGAGGCAATCGCGCGGCGGTTGCCGGGAGCAGTTCTGGAACCACGGATCGCACACGAAGTCGAGACGGAACGCTGGGCCAGCGCGAATGGCGTGCTCGCGGTCGGTGGGGACGGAACGCTGCGGACGGTGGTGTCGGCACTGCTCGCGGCATTGCCGGGTGAACTGCCGCCGATCGGCGTGGTGCCGCTGGGAACGGCGAACCTCATGGCCCAGCACGTGGGCATGATTCCGCCGGGCTTGTTTCGGCCGGACCCGACGGACCTGCTCGGGTTGCTCGGGCCGGTGCAACGAATGGTCACGGGCACCGATACGCTTTCACCGTTGGGAATCGAAAAACGCGCCGAGATCGCCGCTGCTGCGGTGCGACGGGGACGGGTTCAACGTCTCGACATCGCGGACACCAATCAAGGGTTGTTCTTACTCATGGCCGGCGTCGGCCTCGATGGCCACGTCATCCACGCACTGCAGACCGCCCGCAGCGGGCCCATTCGCAAGATCGACTATGTCCCCGCCGCCCTCTCCGCTGTGCTGCGCTACGACTTTCCTGAACTGACGATCACCGTCGATGGCGAACGCATCGCCCCGCCCACACGCGGCCTCGCCTTCTGTGCCAACGCCCCCGAGTACGGCACCGGCTTTCCTCTGCTCCCCGACGCCCGCAGCGACGACGGCATCCTCGACGTGTGCCTGCTGCCCGCAAGCCACATCGGCCACCTGCTCAAACTCACCGCCGCCGCTTGGGCCGGCCACCACCACCGCCTCGAAGGCGTCACCACCGCCCGCGGCAAGCAAGTCCGCATCGATGCCGACCGCCCCGCCCCCGTGCAAATCGACGGCGAAGCGGCAGGCAAGACGCCCTTGACCATCACCATCTCCGACCGTCAGCTTCCACTGTTAACCGGGGAGGCTTCGGTGTCCTGA